In Nocardia yunnanensis, one DNA window encodes the following:
- a CDS encoding alpha/beta fold hydrolase — protein MTVWNRIERGAGQPLVLLHGAGGSARNWLPVMDRLAADRRVIALDFPGFGLTPFPDRVEFTMEWVMAQLAGEFARLGLHGPVDLAGNSMGGWFALEAAKRGMARSVAAIAPAGLWRRGMPDLLYAQFLTAMAGGLLTRGPGARALRFDLVRHASLALVARHPARIPRTEGIAMIRDLDRSQRALLLAVRHARSLHFEGGQGISVPVTIAFGDHDRMLRPSVSRMRDELPAHTRWVTLPGCGHVPMSDAPQLVARTILDASDIAGTGGKESA, from the coding sequence ACCCCTGGTGCTGCTGCACGGCGCGGGCGGATCGGCGCGCAACTGGTTGCCGGTCATGGACCGGCTGGCCGCCGACCGCCGGGTCATCGCGCTCGATTTCCCGGGGTTCGGGTTGACGCCGTTTCCCGACCGGGTCGAGTTCACCATGGAATGGGTGATGGCCCAGCTGGCAGGGGAATTCGCCCGCCTCGGCCTGCACGGGCCGGTGGATCTCGCGGGCAACTCCATGGGCGGCTGGTTCGCCCTCGAAGCCGCCAAACGCGGGATGGCGCGATCGGTCGCGGCGATCGCCCCCGCCGGGCTGTGGCGGCGGGGCATGCCCGACCTGCTGTACGCGCAGTTCCTGACCGCGATGGCCGGCGGCCTGCTCACCCGCGGCCCGGGCGCCAGGGCGCTGCGCTTCGACCTCGTGCGGCACGCGAGCCTGGCGCTGGTGGCCCGCCACCCCGCCCGCATCCCGCGCACGGAGGGCATCGCGATGATCCGCGACCTGGACCGTTCCCAGCGAGCGCTGTTGCTGGCAGTCCGTCACGCGCGGTCCCTGCATTTCGAAGGGGGACAAGGCATCTCGGTCCCGGTCACCATCGCCTTCGGCGACCACGACCGAATGTTGCGCCCGTCGGTCAGCCGCATGCGCGACGAACTACCCGCACACACCCGCTGGGTGACACTGCCAGGTTGCGGGCACGTCCCCATGTCCGATGCGCCGCAATTGGTGGCCCGCACCATCCTCGACGCCTCCGATATCGCCGGAACGGGCGGAAAGGAGAGCGCATGA